Proteins encoded in a region of the Raphanus sativus cultivar WK10039 chromosome 8, ASM80110v3, whole genome shotgun sequence genome:
- the LOC130498786 gene encoding nuclear pore complex protein NUP98A isoform X1 has product MFGSSNPFGQSSSSSSPFGSQSLFGQTSNTSSNNPFAPAAATPFGTSSSPFAPQTGSSIFGGTSTGVFGAPQASSPFGSTTTFGASSSPAFGSSTPTFGASPAASPFGGGSSGFGQGFSTPQSNPFGSTAQQSQPAFGNSTFGSSTPFGATSTPAFGASSTPAFGATSTPSFGASSTPAFGATSTPAFGTSNQPAFGATSTPAFGASPTPAFGSTGNTFGNTGFGSGGAFGASSTPAFGASSTPAFGASNTPAFGAAASPAFGASSSPAFGASSTPTFGASNTSSFSFGSSPAFGQSTSAFGSSAFGSTPSPFGAQGAQPQASTPTFGSSGFGQSPFGGQQQGGSRAVPYAPTVEADTASGTPAGKLESISAMPAYKDKSHEELRWEDYQRGDKGGPRPAGQSPGNTGFGVSAAQPNPFAPSPAFGQTPANPANPFATSTSTNPFASQTPTIASSGFGAATSTFGSSPFGVTSSSNLFGTTSSTATSAFGTTSAFGTTTSSPLFGSSSTPGFGSSPSIFGSAPGQGATSAFGNTQSSTLFSSNPSMGQTGSAFGQTGSAFGQFGQNSTPAFGQTNMFNKPSTGFGNLFSSSSTLTTSSSSPFGQTTPAGVTPFQSSQPGQASNGFGFNNFGQTQAANATANAGGLGFFGQGNFGQTPAPPSSVVLQPVVVTNPFGTLPAMPQISINQSGNSSSIQYGISSLPVVDKPVPVRVSSLLTSRHLLQRRVRLPARKYRPGDNGPKVPFFIDDEDTPSSTPKADALFIPRENPRALVIRPAQQWSSRGKSSSVPKDRPTAPVHENGKSPDIATTDAVNHDKNGNGNLASGEERTHPSANGNQKSNGTTSTDLAGEKDRPYRTLGGGHRAAGEAATDIEAIMPKLRQSDYFTEPRIPELAAKERADPGYCSRVKDFVVGRHGYGSIKFMGETDVRGLDLESLVQFNNREVIVYLDESQKPAVGEGLNKPAEVTLLNIKCVDKKTGKQFTEGERVEKYKTMLKRKAEAQGAEFVSFDPVKGEWKFRVDHFSSYKLDDDEA; this is encoded by the exons ATGTTTGGATCATCTAATC CTTTTGGACAGTCATCTAGTAGCAGCAGCCCATTTGGTTCCCAATCTTTGTTTGGTCAGACCAGCAACACAAGTAGTAATAATCCCTTTGCTCCAGCAGCAGCAACACCGTTTGGCACATCTTCTTCACCTTTTGCTCCACAGACAGGGAGTTCAATCTTTGGTGGCACTTCAACCGGTGTGTTTGGTGCACCTCAAGCCTCTTCTCCATTTGGCTCTACCACTACTTTTGGAGCTTCTTCGTCACCAGCATTTGGGAGTTCTACTCCCACCTTTGGAGCTTCCCCAGCAGCTTCACCTTTTGGTGGTG GGTCTTCTGGTTTTGGGCAGGGATTTTCAACGCCTCAGTCAAATCCTTTTGGAAGCACAGCGCAGCAATCTCAACCTGCATTTGGAAACAGCACTTTTGGTTCATCCACACCTTTTGGTGCCACAAGCACGCCTGCCTTCGGTGCATCGAGCACGCCTGCCTTCGGGGCTACAAGCACACCCTCGTTTGGTGCATCGAGCACGCCTGCTTTTGGTGCCACAAGCACGCCTGCCTTCGGCACCTCTAACCAGCCTGCTTTTGGCGCCACAAGCACACCTGCATTTGGAGCTTCACCGACTCCAGCCTTTGGTAGCACTGGAAACACGTTTGGGAACACTGGCTTTGGTTCTGGAGGTGCTTTTGGAGCTTCTAGCACCCCTGCTTTTGGTGCTTCAAGCACTCCTGCTTTTGGTGCATCAAACACTCCTGCTTTTGGTGCAGCAGCCTCTCCTGCCTTTGGTGCATCAAGTTCTCCTGCCTTTGGAGCATCCAGTACTCCTACTTTTGGTGCATCAAATACCTCATCGTTTAGTTTTGGCTCCTCCCCAGCTTTTGGCCAGTCCACATCAGCATTTGGCAGCAGCGCATTTGGCTCTACGCCATCTCCATTTGGAGCCCAAG GTGCGCAGCCACAGGCTTCAACCCCAACATTTGGGAGTTCTGGTTTTGGTCAATCACCTTTTGGTGGCCAACAACAAGGGGGCAGTCGAGCCGTGCCTTATGCACCGACCGTTGAGGCAGATACAGCCAGTGGTACGCCTGCTGGAAAGTTGGAATCTATTTCTGCCATGCCGGCATACAAAGATAAAAGCCATGAGGAGCTAAGGTGGGAAGACTACCAGCGCGGAGATAAAG GTGGACCACGTCCTGCTGGTCAGTCTCCTGGAAATACCGGATTTGGTGTTTCAGCTGCTCAGCCAAATCCTTTTGCTCCATCACCGGCGTTTGGTCAGACGCCAGCAAATCCAGCAAACCCTTTTGCGACTTCAACATCTACCAACCCTTTTGCCTCTCAAACCCCAACAATTGCCAGTTCGGGTTTTGGAGCGGCTACTTCAACTTTTGGTTCCTCGCCCTTTGGTGTAACATCTTCATCCAATCTTTTTGGGACAACGTCATCAACTGCCACTTCCGCTTTTGGAACAACCTCCGCTTTTGGAACAACGACCTCATCACCGTTATTTGGTTCGTCAAGCACTCCTGGATTTGGTTCTTCTCCATCAATATTTGGTTCAGCTCCAGGACAGGGGGCAACCTCAGCATTTGGCAACACTCAGTCATCTACTCTTTTCAGCTCAAACCCCTCGATGGGACAGACTGGTTCTGCATTTGGACAGACTGGTTCTGCTTTTGGACAGTTCGGACAGAATAGTACTCCTGCATTCGGCCAAACTAACATGTTCAATAAGCCTTCGACTGGATTTGGCAACCTATTTTCAAGTTCGTCAACATTAACCACGTCTAGCAGCTCTCCATTTGGACAAACCACG CCTGCTGGTGTGACACCTTTTCAATCATCTCAGCCAGGTCAAGCATCAAATGGTTTTGGTTTCAACAACTTCGGTCAAACACAAGCAG CTAATGCAACTGCGAATGCTGGTGGACTGGGATTTTTTGGTCAAGGCAACTTTGGGCAAAC gCCTGCTCCGCCGAGCTCTGTTGTTTTGCAACCGGTTGTTGTTACAAATCCATTTGGAACTCTTCCTGCTATGCCTCAGATTTCAATAAATCAAAGCGGAAACTCATCGTCGATTCAATATGGAATCTCCAGCTTACCT GTGGTTGACAAACCTGTTCCTGTTAGAGTATCATCTCTTCTGACTTCTCGACACCTTTTACAAAGGCGGGTGAGGTTGCCTGCGAGAAAGTACCGTCCTGGCGACAATGGTCCAAAG GTTCCATTCTTCATTGATGACGAGGATACCCCCTCAAGTACACCAAAGGCGGATGCTCTATTCATTCCAAGGGAGAACCCTAGAGCTCTAGTTATACGCCCAGCTCAACAGTGGTCTTCAAGAGGCAAATCATCATCAGTTCCAAAGGACCGTCCGACTGCTCCAGTACATGAAAATG GGAAGAGTCCAGACATAGCTACTACTGATGCAGTAAACCATGACA AAAATGGTAACGGAAATCTCGCTTCTGGTGAAGAAAGAACTCATCCATCTGCCAATGGAAATCAGAAATCAAACGGCACAACAAGCACAGATCTCGCTGGGGAGAAAGACCGTCCCTACAGAACACTAGGAGGCGGACACAGAGCCGCCGGAGAAGCAGCAACAGACATTGAGGCGATAATGCCGAAGCTCCGTCAATCCGATTATTTCACCGAGCCACGAATCCCAGAACTAGCGGCTAAAGAAAGAGCAGATCCTGGTTACTGCAGTCGGGTGAAAGACTTTGTGGTGGGGCGCCACGGTTACGGGAGCATAAAGTTCATGGGAGAAACCGATGTTCGTGGACTCGACTTGGAATCTCTGGTTCAGTTCAATAACCGGGAAGTGATTGTATACCTAGACGAAAGCCAGAAACCAGCGGTTGGGGAAGGGTTGAACAAACCGGCTGAGGTAACGTTGCTGAATATAAAATGTGTTGATAAGAAGACAGGGAAACAGTTTACAGAAGGAGAGAGAGTTGAAAAGTATAAAACGATGCTTAAGAGGAAAGCTGAGGCCCAAGGAGCTGAGTTTGTGTCGTTTGATCCCGTGAAAGGCGAGTGGAAGTTTCGCGTTGATCATTTTAGTTCCTATAAGCTCGACGATGATGAAGCTTAG
- the LOC108805677 gene encoding two-component response regulator ARR4 — protein MASDGGVSCLRSSEMLNVGIGGMEPPPLDLDEVHVLAVDDSLVDRIVIERLLRITSCKVTAVDSGWRALELLGLDNEKASVELQRLKVDMIITDYCMPGMTGYELLKKIKESSSFRQVPVVIMSSENVLTRIDMCLEEGAEDFLLKPVKLADVKRLRNCLSGDVKLSNGNKRKLPEDSVTVVQASLPPPPPTPQPSLMTLSTDSSDSSPPLSPVEVFSSPLSSLGDDDVLTSSPECSPTPEESPIRRQKMGSPGLDQ, from the exons ATGGCTAGCGACGGTGGCGTTTCTTGTCTACGTAGCTCGGAGATGCTGAACGTCGGCATCGGAGGAATGGAACCTCCGCCGTTAGATTTAGACGAAGTTCATGTCTTGGCCGTCGATGACAGCCTCGTCGATCGGATTGTCATCGAGAGATTGCTTCGTATTACCTCCTGCAAAG TGACGGCGGTAGATAGCGGATGGCGAGCTCTGGAGCTTCTAGGGCTAGACAACGAGAAAGCCTCCGTCGAGTTACAGAGGTTGAAAGTCGATATGATCATCACCGATTACTGTATGCCTGGAATGACCGGTTACGAGCTTCTCAAGAAGATTAAg GAGTCGTCCAGTTTCCGACAAGTCCCAGTTGTAATAATGTCGTCGGAGAACGTGTTGACCAGAATCGACATGTGCCTCGAGGAAGGCGCGGAGGATTTCTTGCTGAAACCGGTGAAACTCGCCGACGTGAAACGCCTGAGAAACTGTTTGTCGGGAGACGTAAAGCTCTCCAACGGAAACAAACGGAAGCTTCCGGAAGATTCCGTTACCGTCGTCCAGGCTTCGCTTCCTCCTCCACCGCCAACGCCGCAGCCATCGTTGATGACTCTTTCCACTGATTCGTCGGACTCTTCTCCGCCGTTATCTCCCGTGGAGGTCTTTTCTTCGCCGCTCTCGTCTCTTGGTGATGATGATGTGTTGACTTCTTCGCCGGAGTGTTCGCCGACGCCGGAGGAATCGCCGATTCGACGGCAGAAGATGGGGAGTCCGGGGTTAGATCAGTGA
- the LOC130498786 gene encoding nuclear pore complex protein NUP98A isoform X2, translating to MFGSSNPFGQSSSSSSPFGSQSLFGQTSNTSSNNPFAPAAATPFGTSSSPFAPQTGSSIFGGTSTGVFGAPQASSPFGSTTTFGASSSPAFGSSTPTFGASPAASPFGGSSGFGQGFSTPQSNPFGSTAQQSQPAFGNSTFGSSTPFGATSTPAFGASSTPAFGATSTPSFGASSTPAFGATSTPAFGTSNQPAFGATSTPAFGASPTPAFGSTGNTFGNTGFGSGGAFGASSTPAFGASSTPAFGASNTPAFGAAASPAFGASSSPAFGASSTPTFGASNTSSFSFGSSPAFGQSTSAFGSSAFGSTPSPFGAQGAQPQASTPTFGSSGFGQSPFGGQQQGGSRAVPYAPTVEADTASGTPAGKLESISAMPAYKDKSHEELRWEDYQRGDKGGPRPAGQSPGNTGFGVSAAQPNPFAPSPAFGQTPANPANPFATSTSTNPFASQTPTIASSGFGAATSTFGSSPFGVTSSSNLFGTTSSTATSAFGTTSAFGTTTSSPLFGSSSTPGFGSSPSIFGSAPGQGATSAFGNTQSSTLFSSNPSMGQTGSAFGQTGSAFGQFGQNSTPAFGQTNMFNKPSTGFGNLFSSSSTLTTSSSSPFGQTTPAGVTPFQSSQPGQASNGFGFNNFGQTQAANATANAGGLGFFGQGNFGQTPAPPSSVVLQPVVVTNPFGTLPAMPQISINQSGNSSSIQYGISSLPVVDKPVPVRVSSLLTSRHLLQRRVRLPARKYRPGDNGPKVPFFIDDEDTPSSTPKADALFIPRENPRALVIRPAQQWSSRGKSSSVPKDRPTAPVHENGKSPDIATTDAVNHDKNGNGNLASGEERTHPSANGNQKSNGTTSTDLAGEKDRPYRTLGGGHRAAGEAATDIEAIMPKLRQSDYFTEPRIPELAAKERADPGYCSRVKDFVVGRHGYGSIKFMGETDVRGLDLESLVQFNNREVIVYLDESQKPAVGEGLNKPAEVTLLNIKCVDKKTGKQFTEGERVEKYKTMLKRKAEAQGAEFVSFDPVKGEWKFRVDHFSSYKLDDDEA from the exons ATGTTTGGATCATCTAATC CTTTTGGACAGTCATCTAGTAGCAGCAGCCCATTTGGTTCCCAATCTTTGTTTGGTCAGACCAGCAACACAAGTAGTAATAATCCCTTTGCTCCAGCAGCAGCAACACCGTTTGGCACATCTTCTTCACCTTTTGCTCCACAGACAGGGAGTTCAATCTTTGGTGGCACTTCAACCGGTGTGTTTGGTGCACCTCAAGCCTCTTCTCCATTTGGCTCTACCACTACTTTTGGAGCTTCTTCGTCACCAGCATTTGGGAGTTCTACTCCCACCTTTGGAGCTTCCCCAGCAGCTTCACCTTTTGGTG GGTCTTCTGGTTTTGGGCAGGGATTTTCAACGCCTCAGTCAAATCCTTTTGGAAGCACAGCGCAGCAATCTCAACCTGCATTTGGAAACAGCACTTTTGGTTCATCCACACCTTTTGGTGCCACAAGCACGCCTGCCTTCGGTGCATCGAGCACGCCTGCCTTCGGGGCTACAAGCACACCCTCGTTTGGTGCATCGAGCACGCCTGCTTTTGGTGCCACAAGCACGCCTGCCTTCGGCACCTCTAACCAGCCTGCTTTTGGCGCCACAAGCACACCTGCATTTGGAGCTTCACCGACTCCAGCCTTTGGTAGCACTGGAAACACGTTTGGGAACACTGGCTTTGGTTCTGGAGGTGCTTTTGGAGCTTCTAGCACCCCTGCTTTTGGTGCTTCAAGCACTCCTGCTTTTGGTGCATCAAACACTCCTGCTTTTGGTGCAGCAGCCTCTCCTGCCTTTGGTGCATCAAGTTCTCCTGCCTTTGGAGCATCCAGTACTCCTACTTTTGGTGCATCAAATACCTCATCGTTTAGTTTTGGCTCCTCCCCAGCTTTTGGCCAGTCCACATCAGCATTTGGCAGCAGCGCATTTGGCTCTACGCCATCTCCATTTGGAGCCCAAG GTGCGCAGCCACAGGCTTCAACCCCAACATTTGGGAGTTCTGGTTTTGGTCAATCACCTTTTGGTGGCCAACAACAAGGGGGCAGTCGAGCCGTGCCTTATGCACCGACCGTTGAGGCAGATACAGCCAGTGGTACGCCTGCTGGAAAGTTGGAATCTATTTCTGCCATGCCGGCATACAAAGATAAAAGCCATGAGGAGCTAAGGTGGGAAGACTACCAGCGCGGAGATAAAG GTGGACCACGTCCTGCTGGTCAGTCTCCTGGAAATACCGGATTTGGTGTTTCAGCTGCTCAGCCAAATCCTTTTGCTCCATCACCGGCGTTTGGTCAGACGCCAGCAAATCCAGCAAACCCTTTTGCGACTTCAACATCTACCAACCCTTTTGCCTCTCAAACCCCAACAATTGCCAGTTCGGGTTTTGGAGCGGCTACTTCAACTTTTGGTTCCTCGCCCTTTGGTGTAACATCTTCATCCAATCTTTTTGGGACAACGTCATCAACTGCCACTTCCGCTTTTGGAACAACCTCCGCTTTTGGAACAACGACCTCATCACCGTTATTTGGTTCGTCAAGCACTCCTGGATTTGGTTCTTCTCCATCAATATTTGGTTCAGCTCCAGGACAGGGGGCAACCTCAGCATTTGGCAACACTCAGTCATCTACTCTTTTCAGCTCAAACCCCTCGATGGGACAGACTGGTTCTGCATTTGGACAGACTGGTTCTGCTTTTGGACAGTTCGGACAGAATAGTACTCCTGCATTCGGCCAAACTAACATGTTCAATAAGCCTTCGACTGGATTTGGCAACCTATTTTCAAGTTCGTCAACATTAACCACGTCTAGCAGCTCTCCATTTGGACAAACCACG CCTGCTGGTGTGACACCTTTTCAATCATCTCAGCCAGGTCAAGCATCAAATGGTTTTGGTTTCAACAACTTCGGTCAAACACAAGCAG CTAATGCAACTGCGAATGCTGGTGGACTGGGATTTTTTGGTCAAGGCAACTTTGGGCAAAC gCCTGCTCCGCCGAGCTCTGTTGTTTTGCAACCGGTTGTTGTTACAAATCCATTTGGAACTCTTCCTGCTATGCCTCAGATTTCAATAAATCAAAGCGGAAACTCATCGTCGATTCAATATGGAATCTCCAGCTTACCT GTGGTTGACAAACCTGTTCCTGTTAGAGTATCATCTCTTCTGACTTCTCGACACCTTTTACAAAGGCGGGTGAGGTTGCCTGCGAGAAAGTACCGTCCTGGCGACAATGGTCCAAAG GTTCCATTCTTCATTGATGACGAGGATACCCCCTCAAGTACACCAAAGGCGGATGCTCTATTCATTCCAAGGGAGAACCCTAGAGCTCTAGTTATACGCCCAGCTCAACAGTGGTCTTCAAGAGGCAAATCATCATCAGTTCCAAAGGACCGTCCGACTGCTCCAGTACATGAAAATG GGAAGAGTCCAGACATAGCTACTACTGATGCAGTAAACCATGACA AAAATGGTAACGGAAATCTCGCTTCTGGTGAAGAAAGAACTCATCCATCTGCCAATGGAAATCAGAAATCAAACGGCACAACAAGCACAGATCTCGCTGGGGAGAAAGACCGTCCCTACAGAACACTAGGAGGCGGACACAGAGCCGCCGGAGAAGCAGCAACAGACATTGAGGCGATAATGCCGAAGCTCCGTCAATCCGATTATTTCACCGAGCCACGAATCCCAGAACTAGCGGCTAAAGAAAGAGCAGATCCTGGTTACTGCAGTCGGGTGAAAGACTTTGTGGTGGGGCGCCACGGTTACGGGAGCATAAAGTTCATGGGAGAAACCGATGTTCGTGGACTCGACTTGGAATCTCTGGTTCAGTTCAATAACCGGGAAGTGATTGTATACCTAGACGAAAGCCAGAAACCAGCGGTTGGGGAAGGGTTGAACAAACCGGCTGAGGTAACGTTGCTGAATATAAAATGTGTTGATAAGAAGACAGGGAAACAGTTTACAGAAGGAGAGAGAGTTGAAAAGTATAAAACGATGCTTAAGAGGAAAGCTGAGGCCCAAGGAGCTGAGTTTGTGTCGTTTGATCCCGTGAAAGGCGAGTGGAAGTTTCGCGTTGATCATTTTAGTTCCTATAAGCTCGACGATGATGAAGCTTAG
- the LOC108810365 gene encoding UDP-glycosyltransferase 90A2: MESEKVHVVLFPYMSKGHMIPMLQLARLLLSHSFARDISVTVFTTPLNRPFFADSLSGTKATIIALPFPKNVPEIPPGVECTDRLPAISSLHVPFTRATESMQPDFERELASLPRVSFMVSDGFLWWTLESALKLGFPRLVFLGMNCASPCILDSVFENQLLSKVKSETEAVAVPEFPWIKVRKCDFVEDMSDAKAATDPGFKLIIDQVTSMSKSQGIIFNTFDDLEPVFIDFYKRNRELKPWTLGPLCLAKNSLEDEGAETVKSVWMKWLDEKRDKGCNVLYVAFGSQAEISREKLEEIALGLEESKVNFLWVLKGNEIGKGFEERVGERGMVVRDEWVDQRKILEHESVRGFLSHCGWNSLMESICAEVPILAFPVAAEQPLNAMLAVEELRVAERVVAASDGVVRRGEVAEKVKELMEGEKGKELRRNVEAYSKMAKKALEEGVGSSWKNLDNLINEFCNNGT, encoded by the exons ATGGAGTCAGAAAAAGTTCACGTGGTTTTGTTCCCATACATGTCCAAAGGGCACATGATACCTATGCTCCAGCTAGCCCGTCTCCTCCTCTCCCACTCCTTCGCCAGAGACATCTCCGTCACCGTCTTCACCACTCCTTTAAACCGTCCTTTCTTCGCCGACTCACTCTCCGGCACCAAAGCAACCATCATCGCCCTTCCTTTCCCCAAGAACGTTCCAGAGATCCCACCCGGCGTGGAATGCACCGACAGACTTCCGGCTATCTCCTCCCTCCACGTGCCTTTCACGAGAGCCACCGAGTCAATGCAACCCGACTTCGAGCGAGAGCTCGCGTCGCTGCCACGCGTCAGTTTCATGGTCTCTGACGGTTTCTTGTGGTGGACGCTAGAGTCGGCTCTGAAGCTAGGGTTTCCTCGGCTTGTTTTCTTGGGTATGAACTGCGCTTCCCCCTGTATACTGGACAGTGTCTTTGAAAACCAGCTTCTGTCTAAGGTTAAGTCCGAGACGGAGGCGGTTGCCGTACCGGAGTTTCCGTGGATTAAGGTTAGAAAATGTGATTTCGTTGAAGATATGTCTGATGCGAAAGCCGCCACGGATCCTGGATTCAAGCTTATCATAGATCAAGTCACGTCTATGAGTAAAAGTCAAGGTATCATATTCAACACGTTCGATGACCTTGAGCCGGTGTTTATAGATTTCTATAAGCGTAATCGCGAGCTCAAGCCATGGACACTTGGACCACTTTGTCTTGCCAAAAACTC CTTGGAAGATGAGGGAGCAGAGACGGTCAAATCTGTTTGGATGAAATGGCTAGATGAAAAGCGAGACAAGGGATGCAATGTTCTCTACGTGGCTTTTGGGTCACAAGCCGAGATCTCGAGAGAAAAATTAGAGGAGATTGCGTTAGGGTTGGAAGAATCAAAGGTGAACTTTCTTTGGGTGTTGAAAGGAAACGAAATAGGGAAAGGGTTTGAAGAGAGAGTGGGAGAGAGAGGAATGGTGGTGAGAGATGAATGGGTTGATCAGAGGAAGATACTAGAGCACGAGAGCGTTAGAGGGTTCTTGAGCCACTGTGGGTGGAACTCTCTGATGGAGAGCATTTGCGCTGAGGTTCCAATCTTGGCGTTTCCAGTAGCAGCGGAGCAACCTTTGAATGCGATGCTGGCGGTGGAAGAGCTGAGAGTGGCGGAGAGAGTGGTGGCGGCGAGTGATGGTGTTGTGAGAAGAGGAGAGGTTGCAGAGAAAGTGAAGGAGTTGATGGAGGGAGAGAAAGGGAAAGAGCTGAGGAGGAATGTTGAAGCATATAGTAAGATGGCGAAGAAGGCTTTGGAGGAAGGTGTTGGTTCTTCTTGGAAGAATTTAGACAACCTAATCAACGAGTTTTGTAATAATGGAACATGA
- the LOC108809482 gene encoding zinc finger protein 5-like has product MSRTGESSSGSSSDKTIKLFGFELISGGNRSPDVTTADSVSSSTKKTTSFTAKRLECQYCGKEFANSQALGGHQNAHKKERLKKKRLQLQARRASIGYYLTSHQQPITTSFQRQYKTPSYCAFSSMHLNSQMGLFNEEWSSMSSQISFGNKDTSQDFSEQNGEMGKMYGARQNMIQFQRDLTSRSDSKRSINPLDLHLGFAGDTA; this is encoded by the coding sequence ATGTCTCGTACAGGCGAAAGCTCCTCAGGCTCTTCCTCCGACAAGACCATAAAACTGTTCGGCTTCGAACTCATCAGCGGTGGTAATCGTTCCCCGGATGTCACGACGGCGGATAGCGTAAGCTCTTCAACGAAGAAGACGACGTCGTTCACAGCGAAAAGACTCGAGTGCCAATACTGCGGCAAAGAGTTTGCAAATTCTCAAGCCTTGGGTGGTCACCAAAACGCTCACAAGAAGGagaggttgaagaagaagaggcttCAGCTTCAAGCTCGACGAGCCAGCATCGGCTATTATCTCACCAGCCACCAACAACCCATAACGACGTCATTTCAGAGACAGTACAAGACGCCGTCATATTGCGCGTTCTCTTCCATGCATTTGAATAGTCAGATGGGTTTGTTCAACGAGGAGTGGTCGTCCATGTCGTCGCAGATTAGCTTTGGTAATAAAGACACTTCTCAAGATTTTAGTGAACAAAATGGTGAGATGGGTAAGATGTACGGTGCGAGACAAAACATGATTCAGTTCCAGAGAGATCTGACTTCTCGTTCTGATTCGAAGAGAAGCATTAACCCGCTGGATCTTCATCTAGGTTTTGCCGGTGATACGGCATAA